One stretch of Paenibacillus sp. AN1007 DNA includes these proteins:
- a CDS encoding beta-ketoacyl-ACP synthase III, with product MQLRKVRIAGTGKYLPQMKVTDEELDARLNVPAGWVSKATGVGFRFYASGEETSSYMGARAAEAALLDAGLSFEEIDCLVCTSGTKEQPLPSTAVFIQQAMGQQDSGVPAFDMDATCLSFLNGLDVISYMVDAGRYRRVLLVATEIASAGLNWKDPESTALFGDGAAAVIIERTPEASGSQIIHASLRTYSRGARFSEIAGGGTRQHAASYNREQPAPYLFHMDGQAIFRMASKLLPGFMDEMLQASGNRMEDFKLVIPHQGSAMAMRLIRKKLGIPEERFMDITRGHGNTIAASIPMGLHEAIRQNRLQRGDRVLMIGTAAGLSLGGLIFDY from the coding sequence ATGCAGCTTAGAAAAGTAAGAATCGCAGGAACAGGGAAATATCTGCCTCAGATGAAAGTAACGGACGAGGAATTGGATGCACGCCTGAATGTACCCGCAGGCTGGGTCAGTAAAGCGACAGGTGTAGGTTTTCGTTTCTATGCCTCAGGCGAAGAGACGTCCTCCTATATGGGGGCAAGAGCCGCAGAAGCTGCTCTCCTGGATGCCGGGCTTTCTTTTGAAGAGATCGATTGTCTGGTATGCACAAGCGGAACAAAGGAACAGCCGCTGCCAAGTACAGCTGTGTTTATCCAGCAGGCGATGGGGCAGCAGGATTCGGGTGTACCTGCTTTTGATATGGATGCAACCTGCCTGAGTTTCCTGAACGGACTTGATGTGATCTCCTATATGGTGGATGCCGGCCGTTACCGGCGTGTATTACTTGTTGCCACTGAGATTGCTTCTGCCGGATTAAACTGGAAAGACCCGGAGAGTACAGCCTTGTTTGGAGATGGAGCGGCCGCAGTCATTATCGAGCGTACACCTGAGGCGTCAGGCTCGCAGATCATTCACGCTTCGCTTCGCACTTACAGCCGCGGGGCGAGGTTTTCGGAAATAGCAGGCGGGGGTACACGTCAGCACGCAGCCAGCTATAATCGTGAGCAGCCCGCTCCCTATCTCTTTCACATGGATGGACAGGCGATTTTTCGTATGGCATCCAAGCTGTTACCAGGTTTTATGGACGAGATGCTTCAAGCTTCGGGTAACCGGATGGAGGATTTCAAGCTGGTTATTCCCCATCAGGGCAGTGCAATGGCTATGCGTCTCATTCGCAAGAAGCTTGGCATCCCTGAAGAACGCTTCATGGATATTACAAGAGGTCACGGCAATACCATTGCAGCTTCCATTCCAATGGGACTGCATGAAGCGATTCGTCAAAATCGGTTACAGCGCGGGGATCGCGTATTAATGATTGGTACGGCGGCAGGTTTATCCTTGGGAGGACTTATCTTTGACTACTAA
- a CDS encoding YdcF family protein: MAQINDSKGVSTERSAAVLVQKFIREKGYILDLMLLACLVFFLAFWGWNFAVQFFALITASFMILRRINYEKHIWLKRVLLIGFGIGAVSFVIIEALVFTQLGSKDTEQADYVIILGSGIKGTELSLTLKQRLDASLDYVRDHPQIPVIVSGGQGPGESIPEALAMKNYLVDQGIAPAQIIMEDRSTSTQENLAFSKKIIEASGVEHPEIMIVTSDYHMFRSKYIAAKNGYAAEYGISAPSPGYMKPINMIREYFGTVKAFL; this comes from the coding sequence TTGGCCCAAATTAACGATAGTAAGGGCGTAAGTACCGAAAGGAGTGCTGCTGTACTGGTACAGAAGTTTATACGGGAAAAAGGATATATTCTCGATCTCATGCTGCTGGCGTGTCTTGTTTTCTTTCTTGCATTCTGGGGCTGGAACTTTGCTGTTCAATTTTTCGCGCTCATCACAGCAAGCTTTATGATATTAAGAAGGATAAATTACGAGAAGCACATTTGGTTGAAGCGTGTGCTTCTGATCGGGTTCGGCATCGGCGCAGTATCCTTTGTTATTATTGAAGCGCTTGTATTTACCCAGCTTGGTTCGAAGGATACCGAGCAGGCGGATTATGTTATCATTCTCGGTTCGGGAATCAAGGGGACCGAATTATCACTGACCTTGAAACAGCGGCTGGATGCCAGTCTGGATTACGTTCGCGACCACCCGCAGATCCCGGTCATTGTATCCGGGGGACAAGGACCAGGTGAATCCATTCCCGAAGCTCTTGCGATGAAAAATTATCTGGTAGATCAGGGCATCGCTCCTGCTCAGATCATTATGGAAGACCGCTCGACAAGTACGCAGGAAAATCTGGCTTTTTCAAAAAAAATCATTGAGGCATCCGGGGTGGAACATCCCGAAATTATGATTGTCACCAGTGATTACCATATGTTCAGATCCAAATATATTGCTGCCAAAAACGGCTACGCCGCAGAATACGGCATATCCGCTCCTTCACCGGGATATATGAAGCCGATCAACATGATTCGTGAGTATTTTGGCACAGTCAAAGCGTTCCTATAG
- a CDS encoding nucleotidyltransferase family protein, which translates to MQCEERFVRALRQDEQIMQDLRRVRELRLPNCYIGAGYIRNYIWDDLHGYARRELHSDIDVVYFDAVHLQEERDIELEQRLRAASGSSKWSVKNQARMHLRNGDAPYQSTEDALRFWPERVTAVAVQLDTDDQISICAPYGLEDLYALVVRKSPAFKDAAYYNERVRNKNWQEHWPKLTIVRA; encoded by the coding sequence ATGCAGTGTGAAGAGAGGTTTGTCAGAGCGCTTCGGCAGGATGAGCAGATCATGCAGGATTTACGCCGTGTGCGTGAGCTTAGGCTGCCGAATTGTTACATCGGCGCAGGTTATATTCGCAATTACATATGGGATGATCTTCATGGGTACGCCAGACGAGAGCTGCATAGCGATATTGATGTTGTTTATTTTGATGCCGTTCATCTTCAGGAGGAACGGGACATCGAGCTTGAACAGAGGCTGCGTGCTGCTTCAGGCAGCAGCAAGTGGTCGGTTAAAAATCAGGCGAGAATGCATCTTCGGAACGGGGATGCACCCTATCAATCTACCGAGGATGCGCTTCGCTTCTGGCCTGAACGAGTAACCGCAGTGGCTGTGCAGTTGGATACAGACGATCAAATCAGCATATGTGCACCATACGGGCTGGAGGATCTGTATGCGTTAGTTGTGCGGAAAAGCCCGGCGTTTAAGGATGCGGCCTACTATAACGAGCGTGTTCGCAATAAGAATTGGCAGGAACATTGGCCCAAATTAACGATAGTAAGGGCGTAA
- a CDS encoding AraC family transcriptional regulator, translating into MKWVNSIQKSIQYMEEHLLESMMVEQIAAQAHMSVFHFQRIFALMTEVTVAEYIRRRRLTLAAHELLQGDCKIMDMAFKYGYDTPESFSKAFRRQHGITPSEIRKSGTSVQSYNRLVIQISLVGAEPMKHRIVEQGPFSIAGISQRFSYADGQHLQGIGNMWQEAYKSGAEDRIFALNNGVIPGLLGVCVDQSEIQDKQMEYWIAAAYEGDEPEGLPTLSFPASKWAVFEVEEAMPQGMQKLWKRIVGEWFPSTSYEHAWLPELEVYPGMHQLPQIWIPIR; encoded by the coding sequence ATGAAATGGGTTAATTCAATTCAGAAGTCTATTCAATATATGGAAGAACATCTGCTGGAATCTATGATGGTGGAGCAGATTGCGGCACAGGCACACATGTCGGTATTTCATTTTCAACGTATTTTTGCTTTGATGACCGAGGTGACCGTTGCGGAGTACATAAGGCGCAGAAGGCTGACACTTGCTGCACATGAACTGCTGCAGGGGGATTGTAAAATCATGGACATGGCCTTCAAATATGGCTATGACACACCTGAATCTTTTTCCAAAGCTTTTCGAAGACAGCATGGAATAACCCCGAGTGAAATTCGCAAGTCTGGTACCTCCGTGCAGTCATATAATCGGCTTGTTATTCAAATTAGTTTAGTAGGAGCAGAACCGATGAAGCATCGTATTGTTGAGCAGGGGCCGTTTTCGATTGCAGGCATCAGCCAGAGGTTTTCGTATGCTGATGGACAGCACTTGCAGGGCATCGGTAATATGTGGCAGGAAGCTTACAAGAGCGGAGCGGAGGACCGGATTTTTGCATTGAATAACGGGGTGATCCCGGGTTTGCTGGGGGTGTGTGTTGACCAGTCCGAGATTCAGGATAAACAGATGGAGTACTGGATTGCAGCAGCCTATGAAGGTGATGAACCGGAAGGACTGCCTACGTTATCATTTCCGGCGAGCAAATGGGCGGTATTTGAGGTAGAGGAAGCGATGCCTCAAGGGATGCAGAAGCTGTGGAAACGGATTGTTGGCGAGTGGTTTCCTTCCACTTCGTACGAACATGCCTGGCTGCCCGAACTGGAAGTCTATCCTGGGATGCATCAACTGCCTCAAATCTGGATTCCGATTAGATAG
- a CDS encoding DMT family transporter, producing MILPLILVLASGMAHAVWSMFTKRSLNKSVFLWSIMMIPTVLLLPVLVVELSREPLTMSAYALLLVSMGLQALYSWLLSQTYELGDLSQIYPIMRGTSTLLVPLIGAAFLGERLTGYGWLGIACMIFGFTILSGVVGRRKGTGTGMQGAKPVLMALCVGLCTTSYVFVDKLNLQHISPLALLEVTNIGFVAGLTPALLASGGLRLEWKMNRSTIMLGALLNPGSYLLFLFALEQAPMARLGPLREVGTVFAAFLGIWLLKEQQGMKRILCSLVIFGGILLIGMWG from the coding sequence ATGATTTTACCGTTAATACTGGTACTTGCTTCGGGAATGGCTCATGCGGTCTGGAGTATGTTCACGAAGCGAAGTTTGAACAAAAGTGTTTTTTTATGGTCCATTATGATGATTCCTACGGTGCTGCTGCTCCCTGTACTGGTCGTGGAATTGTCCCGTGAGCCGTTAACGATGTCAGCCTATGCGCTGCTGCTTGTATCAATGGGGCTGCAGGCGCTGTATTCCTGGCTGTTGTCTCAAACCTATGAGCTTGGAGATCTCTCTCAGATCTATCCGATTATGCGGGGCACGAGCACACTGCTGGTGCCTTTGATCGGGGCTGCTTTTCTAGGCGAAAGATTGACGGGATACGGATGGCTGGGCATCGCCTGCATGATTTTTGGGTTTACCATTCTTAGCGGTGTGGTGGGCAGAAGGAAGGGAACAGGCACGGGGATGCAGGGAGCAAAGCCGGTTCTGATGGCATTATGTGTTGGACTGTGCACAACGAGTTACGTATTTGTAGACAAATTAAATCTGCAGCATATATCGCCACTGGCGCTGCTTGAAGTAACGAACATTGGCTTCGTGGCTGGATTAACCCCGGCCCTGCTCGCTTCAGGTGGTTTGCGCCTGGAATGGAAGATGAATCGTTCAACCATTATGTTAGGAGCTCTGCTGAATCCGGGATCATACCTGCTCTTTCTGTTTGCACTGGAACAGGCTCCGATGGCCAGATTGGGTCCGCTTCGGGAGGTAGGTACCGTATTTGCAGCTTTTCTTGGAATCTGGTTATTGAAAGAGCAGCAGGGCATGAAACGTATTCTCTGTTCCCTCGTCATTTTTGGCGGCATTCTGCTGATTGGTATGTGGGGGTAG
- a CDS encoding metallophosphoesterase family protein, with protein sequence MKRQLAFRENGTFTIVQFTDLHWKDGRPEDLRTRRMMQSIIELEQPDLVVFTGDVIYTGPVDPGNQACEQPEQAFRDAVSAVEECGIPWAFVYGNHDAEQRITPLELMRVVQEHACSVTQAGPRDIAGVGNYTLEIAGADGLPAAVLYLLDSGSYSTVESIPGYGWIQQSQLRWLMDESTRVNPGRSRGDKLPALAFFHIPIPEYQTMWDTQLCWGSKYEPVCCAQVNSGLFAALLEMGDVMGTFCGHDHVNDFHGQYHGIRLCYGRSSGHSTYGREGMLRGARVIQLRAGERAFDTWLRLEDGSLVKEQPEHQPETSR encoded by the coding sequence TTGAAACGACAGCTTGCTTTTCGCGAAAATGGAACCTTTACGATCGTACAATTTACCGATCTGCATTGGAAAGACGGGCGGCCTGAGGATCTTCGAACCCGGCGGATGATGCAGTCCATCATCGAGCTTGAGCAGCCTGATCTGGTTGTTTTCACAGGAGACGTCATCTACACCGGCCCTGTAGATCCGGGGAATCAAGCGTGCGAGCAGCCGGAGCAGGCTTTTCGCGATGCCGTTTCTGCTGTGGAAGAATGCGGGATTCCGTGGGCTTTTGTATACGGTAATCATGATGCTGAGCAGCGAATCACTCCATTGGAACTTATGCGTGTGGTTCAGGAACATGCCTGCAGCGTGACGCAGGCGGGACCTCGCGACATCGCAGGTGTGGGCAATTACACGCTGGAGATTGCCGGGGCAGATGGCCTTCCGGCAGCTGTGCTGTATCTGCTCGATTCGGGAAGTTATTCAACCGTGGAATCAATCCCGGGTTATGGCTGGATTCAGCAGAGTCAGCTGCGGTGGCTGATGGATGAATCCACACGCGTCAATCCCGGCCGCAGCCGCGGGGATAAGCTCCCAGCTCTGGCGTTTTTTCATATCCCGATTCCGGAATATCAAACGATGTGGGACACGCAGCTCTGCTGGGGCAGCAAATACGAACCGGTCTGCTGTGCGCAGGTCAATTCAGGGTTATTCGCTGCGCTGCTGGAGATGGGTGATGTGATGGGTACGTTCTGCGGGCATGATCATGTGAATGATTTTCACGGACAGTATCATGGGATACGTCTCTGCTACGGGCGTTCCAGCGGACACAGCACATACGGCAGGGAAGGGATGCTGCGCGGAGCACGTGTGATTCAGCTAAGGGCTGGCGAGCGGGCGTTTGATACCTGGCTTCGTCTGGAAGATGGATCGCTGGTGAAGGAGCAGCCGGAGCATCAGCCTGAGACCTCTCGGTGA
- a CDS encoding DeoR/GlpR family DNA-binding transcription regulator has translation MSLTYEERKHTILAQLATQGKVQVQALAQLFDVSTETIRRDLDRLEKEGELRKVYGGAVRVRSGMIEAPFQKRSQLQLQEKKAIGAAAASLIEDGETIMLDNGTTTLEIMRQLQHRSLVTVITNSVPILTTALESFAGKIIFAGGEIRAAVQAATGPAAHDMLEQFKVNKAFISAGGVSFTDGITDYMLEEALISRKMMERAEEAILVADHTKFGRSTFAKIAPVEHISMVITDSACPAEWIESLHRLEIETVIQV, from the coding sequence ATGTCTTTAACATACGAGGAACGAAAACATACCATTCTTGCTCAGCTTGCCACACAAGGCAAAGTCCAGGTACAGGCACTGGCTCAGCTCTTTGATGTCTCTACAGAGACTATTCGGCGGGACCTGGATCGTCTGGAGAAAGAAGGCGAGCTTCGCAAAGTTTACGGAGGTGCTGTACGTGTTCGCTCAGGTATGATTGAAGCGCCCTTTCAAAAGCGTTCACAGCTGCAGCTTCAGGAAAAAAAGGCGATTGGTGCAGCTGCGGCTTCATTGATTGAGGACGGTGAGACCATCATGCTGGATAATGGCACAACCACCCTCGAAATTATGCGTCAGCTGCAGCATCGTTCACTAGTGACGGTCATTACCAATTCGGTTCCCATTCTTACGACAGCTCTCGAGTCTTTTGCCGGCAAAATCATATTCGCCGGGGGTGAGATTCGTGCAGCTGTACAAGCCGCTACCGGACCTGCGGCACATGATATGCTTGAACAGTTCAAAGTCAACAAAGCGTTCATCTCGGCTGGCGGTGTTTCCTTCACGGATGGCATCACGGATTATATGCTGGAAGAAGCTTTGATCTCGCGCAAAATGATGGAACGGGCTGAAGAGGCCATTTTGGTGGCGGATCATACCAAGTTTGGACGCTCCACCTTTGCCAAGATTGCACCTGTAGAACATATTTCCATGGTCATCACAGACTCAGCATGTCCTGCGGAATGGATTGAGAGCCTTCATCGGCTGGAAATTGAAACGGTCATTCAAGTTTGA
- a CDS encoding TetR/AcrR family transcriptional regulator: MSSKKEMLLNVSEDLFYRHGFHAIGLKRIITDAGVAIMTLYNHFSSKDDLIVEVLLRREQRYLEQLRLYADNKTQSVFLNLAEGHAKWLMEYEARGCLFLRAKEEFGADPDHIVVQTVNGHKKHVMTLIKKCDPQANDRNVMQFMLLLEGSTALAETENVKVVCRELIHMTQNSFKSLHKG, from the coding sequence ATGAGCAGCAAAAAGGAAATGCTCCTGAATGTGTCAGAAGATCTTTTTTATCGGCATGGTTTTCATGCGATTGGTTTAAAACGGATCATTACCGATGCCGGAGTGGCCATTATGACCCTATATAATCACTTTAGTTCCAAGGATGATCTCATTGTCGAAGTACTTCTGCGCCGCGAACAGCGCTATTTGGAGCAGCTGCGTTTATATGCAGATAACAAGACACAGTCTGTCTTTCTAAATCTGGCTGAGGGACATGCCAAATGGCTGATGGAATATGAGGCCAGAGGATGCCTTTTTTTACGGGCAAAGGAAGAGTTCGGCGCTGATCCGGACCATATTGTCGTGCAAACGGTGAACGGACACAAAAAACATGTCATGACCCTGATAAAAAAATGTGATCCCCAAGCCAATGACCGGAACGTCATGCAGTTTATGCTTCTGCTGGAGGGTTCTACGGCGCTTGCCGAAACGGAAAATGTAAAAGTTGTGTGCCGGGAACTGATTCACATGACTCAAAATAGTTTCAAATCATTACACAAAGGGTGA
- a CDS encoding MFS transporter, whose translation MKKIVLPGVALIAVCYAFGRFSYGLFMPEISEALQLSESASGVINSATYIAYCLALLTAPLIINHKGHHYVIQLAGISAILGLIGIGLAHDAWLLAVSVFLAGLSTGWASPALGNAVSAELEPNLHARANSWINTGTSFGIIVSGPLYLLFTDYWRISYILFALIGVTVLIWNRRVIPATKTLPCTKSIWACMKPTRPGSALLMACLLTGASSAIYWTFARNFLTEDKGASDSEAVLFWIVMGITGILGGCAGRIIERIELACSYRLGILLLSISLGVIVLPSMTASLVSAVLFGSTYIFLTSIFIVWATRLFQPNVSIGISLAFLALGAGQFLGSFMAGYTIEVFSNTAAFIAFAALGLLGLFLRVKA comes from the coding sequence ATGAAAAAAATAGTCCTTCCTGGCGTTGCCCTCATCGCCGTATGTTATGCTTTTGGGCGTTTCAGCTACGGACTGTTTATGCCGGAAATATCCGAGGCACTGCAATTATCTGAATCGGCATCCGGGGTCATTAACTCGGCAACCTATATCGCTTATTGTCTTGCACTTCTAACGGCTCCTCTGATTATTAATCACAAGGGGCACCATTACGTGATTCAGCTTGCAGGGATCAGTGCGATTCTCGGCTTGATTGGTATTGGCTTGGCCCATGACGCCTGGCTGCTTGCAGTCAGCGTTTTTCTCGCTGGACTCAGCACAGGCTGGGCATCGCCTGCTCTTGGTAATGCGGTCAGTGCGGAGCTCGAACCAAATCTGCATGCCAGAGCCAACAGCTGGATTAATACAGGAACCAGCTTCGGCATTATTGTGTCCGGTCCGCTCTATTTGCTGTTCACCGATTACTGGCGTATCAGTTATATCTTGTTCGCCCTCATCGGCGTGACTGTGCTGATCTGGAACAGACGGGTGATTCCGGCAACTAAAACCCTGCCCTGCACGAAATCAATCTGGGCCTGTATGAAACCGACCAGACCCGGCTCAGCTTTACTTATGGCTTGCCTGTTAACAGGTGCGAGCTCTGCGATTTATTGGACGTTTGCCCGAAATTTCCTTACGGAAGACAAAGGGGCCTCCGATTCGGAAGCCGTCCTGTTCTGGATTGTGATGGGTATTACGGGGATTCTGGGCGGATGTGCAGGACGAATCATTGAACGAATTGAGCTTGCCTGCTCTTATCGGTTAGGCATTCTGTTATTATCCATCTCGCTCGGCGTTATTGTGCTGCCTTCCATGACAGCAAGTCTGGTCTCTGCCGTCCTGTTCGGAAGTACGTACATTTTTCTCACCAGCATATTTATCGTATGGGCGACTAGACTGTTTCAACCTAATGTATCCATTGGGATCAGCCTTGCCTTTCTTGCGCTGGGTGCGGGTCAATTTCTGGGATCATTCATGGCAGGTTATACCATCGAAGTATTTTCCAATACAGCAGCCTTCATCGCTTTTGCAGCACTTGGTTTGCTGGGGTTATTCCTTCGTGTAAAAGCTTAA
- a CDS encoding DUF1349 domain-containing protein, producing the protein MNLFQHSSGKRLAADLEWLNEPEEWFVENGEVCMTVPPASDFFIDPAGAAVKASAPFLHTRITGDFSITAQVYVEMKEQYDSGCLMVRANETTWAKVCFEYFEEQPSILSVVTRGHSDDCVSAPIHVTKPYLRLARVGCSFAFHYSQDGEKWKLVRYFGMDCPEEIQVGLVAQSPIGQGTQVAFSGVRLQQGLEGSILQVQ; encoded by the coding sequence ATGAATCTGTTCCAACATAGTTCAGGTAAGAGATTAGCTGCGGATCTGGAGTGGTTGAATGAGCCGGAGGAATGGTTTGTTGAAAATGGAGAAGTATGTATGACCGTGCCGCCGGCAAGTGATTTTTTCATTGATCCGGCGGGCGCGGCGGTGAAGGCATCAGCACCGTTTTTACATACACGGATTACAGGTGATTTCAGTATAACTGCTCAGGTATATGTGGAGATGAAGGAGCAGTATGATTCGGGATGTCTAATGGTCAGAGCAAACGAGACAACCTGGGCAAAAGTATGCTTTGAATATTTTGAAGAGCAGCCATCCATTCTGAGCGTCGTTACCCGTGGACACTCGGATGACTGCGTATCTGCTCCAATACACGTCACGAAACCGTATCTGCGTTTGGCTCGGGTTGGCTGCAGTTTTGCTTTCCATTACTCTCAAGATGGTGAGAAATGGAAACTGGTTCGTTATTTTGGCATGGATTGTCCTGAAGAGATTCAGGTTGGTCTTGTGGCCCAGTCACCCATTGGGCAGGGGACCCAAGTTGCGTTCAGCGGCGTACGACTGCAGCAAGGGTTGGAGGGAAGTATTCTGCAAGTGCAGTAA
- a CDS encoding GrpB family protein: protein MEITEYNPEWVESYLTEREHIMAALHDICLGMEHIGSTAVPGLGAKSLIDMMAGVSDLQVVQREHIDSLSVLGYEYMHKPDFPERLFFRKGQWRAGTHHLHVYKYQGEAWEDQLRFRNALRHDPRLMQTYDRLKRELAQQFRHDRVGYTSAKASFIQSVIQSAGL, encoded by the coding sequence GTGGAGATTACTGAATACAATCCTGAATGGGTCGAGAGTTACCTGACCGAGCGTGAACACATAATGGCAGCGCTGCACGATATCTGTCTGGGTATGGAACATATCGGCAGTACCGCTGTACCCGGGCTTGGTGCCAAATCCTTAATCGATATGATGGCAGGTGTTTCTGATCTGCAAGTAGTGCAGCGGGAACACATTGACTCGCTGTCCGTACTCGGTTATGAATACATGCACAAACCGGATTTCCCGGAGCGTCTTTTCTTCCGCAAAGGGCAGTGGAGAGCAGGCACTCACCATCTGCATGTGTATAAATATCAGGGGGAAGCGTGGGAAGATCAGCTGAGGTTTCGTAATGCGCTTCGGCATGATCCCCGTCTGATGCAAACTTATGATAGATTAAAAAGAGAACTCGCACAGCAATTCCGTCATGACCGGGTGGGGTATACCAGTGCCAAAGCTTCTTTTATACAGTCCGTCATCCAGAGTGCAGGGTTGTAA
- a CDS encoding DUF5643 domain-containing protein → MKNQVNKKLSLSKVAVACFMAAAVTTTGTEVLWNFSSTAEAAQASTANSKSVTHDGVKLTLSEVEYDGLVLKITIKREGKGLPEGMMASYNQKNTVKGHLKTPEILINGQKDSKATTGLRSHLKESNTAILEYKSESLPDQFELTLRMPVSSIKENFEFKIPVKKQNGLIQIKPNQTKESKGFSYTVQKINMTSSQTQLVLDSKGKVPASSKQTGVYAPTMMYYDIVDDQGKTLKQKRLAFYSKKPGTKYHIDELYDAVSPQTKSITIKPYTFTVKPSDWSIVGEKVDKKGRIVSSGTKTYIKELEMKVNITK, encoded by the coding sequence ATGAAAAATCAAGTTAATAAGAAGCTCTCACTAAGTAAAGTGGCTGTGGCTTGTTTTATGGCCGCGGCTGTAACAACGACAGGAACAGAAGTATTGTGGAACTTTTCGTCTACAGCAGAAGCAGCTCAAGCAAGTACGGCCAACTCTAAAAGTGTAACTCATGATGGGGTCAAACTTACGTTGTCTGAGGTAGAGTATGACGGTTTGGTACTCAAAATAACGATAAAACGTGAAGGCAAGGGGCTGCCTGAGGGAATGATGGCTTCCTATAATCAAAAAAATACCGTAAAAGGCCATCTGAAGACACCTGAAATTCTAATCAATGGTCAAAAAGACAGTAAAGCCACGACTGGATTACGCAGTCATTTAAAAGAATCAAATACTGCTATTTTGGAATATAAATCCGAATCTCTTCCAGATCAATTTGAATTGACCCTTCGGATGCCTGTAAGCAGCATTAAGGAGAACTTCGAGTTTAAGATTCCGGTTAAGAAACAAAACGGACTCATTCAAATCAAGCCGAATCAAACGAAGGAAAGCAAAGGATTCAGTTATACAGTACAAAAAATAAATATGACTTCTAGCCAGACCCAACTCGTGCTGGACAGCAAAGGAAAAGTCCCTGCATCTTCCAAGCAAACGGGTGTATATGCCCCAACCATGATGTATTACGATATTGTGGACGACCAGGGCAAGACGCTGAAGCAGAAACGATTAGCTTTCTATTCCAAAAAGCCCGGCACCAAGTATCATATTGACGAACTATATGATGCCGTCAGTCCGCAAACCAAATCGATCACCATCAAACCTTACACCTTCACGGTAAAACCTTCGGATTGGAGCATTGTGGGAGAAAAAGTGGACAAAAAAGGGAGAATCGTCAGCTCAGGAACCAAGACATACATCAAAGAATTAGAAATGAAAGTTAATATCACAAAATAA
- a CDS encoding sigma-70 family RNA polymerase sigma factor, with protein sequence MQAAIPGDMQVKKEKNERIERAVQRVITGEKEAYELIIQEFERQMYTYCYYILKDHQETEDAVQEIFIRAYENLNSYKRKVSFSSWLYKVAYNHLMNMKKKHSRWLKLVDEYKHHKPVVQEYPYTTVIEELMEYLTPEERHILLLKAVEQYTFEEIAIIMNTRSATLRKKYERLRRKLMEQTTKGGQLHGQTAQPFS encoded by the coding sequence ATGCAGGCCGCCATCCCCGGGGACATGCAGGTTAAGAAAGAAAAAAATGAACGAATCGAACGAGCTGTACAGCGAGTGATCACTGGCGAAAAGGAAGCCTATGAGCTTATTATTCAGGAATTTGAACGTCAGATGTACACCTACTGTTATTACATTCTTAAAGATCATCAAGAGACTGAGGATGCCGTCCAGGAGATTTTTATTCGGGCCTATGAGAATCTGAATAGTTATAAGAGAAAGGTCAGTTTCTCCTCATGGCTGTATAAAGTAGCCTACAATCATTTGATGAACATGAAGAAAAAGCACAGTCGCTGGTTGAAGCTGGTGGATGAGTACAAGCACCACAAACCTGTCGTACAGGAATATCCTTATACGACAGTTATTGAAGAGCTCATGGAATATTTAACACCGGAAGAACGTCACATCCTGCTGCTCAAGGCTGTGGAACAGTACACCTTTGAGGAGATTGCCATCATTATGAATACCAGGTCTGCTACGCTGCGCAAGAAGTACGAACGTCTTCGCCGTAAACTGATGGAGCAGACAACCAAAGGAGGACAACTGCATGGACAAACAGCCCAACCCTTTTCCTGA